The Juglans regia cultivar Chandler chromosome 16, Walnut 2.0, whole genome shotgun sequence nucleotide sequence atttgtgaggttattttgtggtgaatttACAAAGAGGGACGAAGGGGAAATTGTGAATTTGCTGTGAGGTAGAGAGGGGCGTTATTTGTGTGGTTATTTTATGGTGAATTTGCAGAGAGGGACGTTATCTGTTAGTTTGTAATTTGTGTGTTGAATTGTGAGGCAGAGGGCGACGCGAGCGGGGGAGAAATCGTAAATTAAGTTACTGTTACTGTTACtgttcactactgttcatcttatACACAATTTTAAGTcttaggaagatatatataatgatgGTTTAGATAAAGAGACGATATAGTTTTAAACaaggtaaataaaatattattataattttattttttaatattattatttttttaaattttaaaaaaaatgaattatttattatattttatataaaaatttaaaaaaattataataataaaataaattgaaagtgtTTATGTATCTAAATGGAACTTAAATTTTGTACAGGTTTGCAACACAGCTGGACATTATTTGTTGTGTGAtttattcaattctttttaaaaaaaattaaaatatcaattcttttttaaaataattcatgcaAAAGGTTTCTATATCAATTATTTTGTAAGGGATTAAATAAGCCTAGCATTACAAAATAATCGGAGTAGACACCAAAAGCTAAATTGAAAACTCCAATAGAGTAAAAATCAATACTAATACCACTTGTGATGCTCTAAATGAGAGATAAATATATGCACTTTCATGAATATGAATACTCATTCTGTAACttcatattttatgttaatatagGAAGTTGAttgaaatatttacatatttcgaAAGTCTAATATATTTTGGAGCCCAAATAAGAAAGCATATAATCTATTTTGATCTCCAAGATACTTGTGTTAAGAACTTGATAAAAGCATAAAAGAAACTTGAGAACAGAAAAGGGAATGAAATTTGTACTGAAATTGTATTGAATGAATTTATCACGATACAAGCAGCTTTATATTGTATTTATActaaagtagtaaaaataatagaaataacagaaaatgaCTAATGCTAATTCTCTAGTTTGACATTTTCCTTTTTAGACTTCAATTTCATATCTTCAATCTGTGATGTTATACTCCAACACCCTCCCTCAAGATGAACATGAATGTTAAGAATGTTGATCTTGTAAAGAGTGTGATGAAAAGGTAAAGAACTAAGTGGCTTGGTAAGTATATTTGCCAACTATAACCGAGAAGGAATGTAAAACAATTTGATAAGATTCTGCTGCATCTTCTCTCAAACAAGATGGCAATCAATTTGGATATGTTTGGTTCTTTCATGTTGGATTGGATTTGTAGCAATGGACATGACAAATTTGTTGTCAATGTATAATAGTGTTGGTTGAGAATGATTAATCTGTAAATCATGTAAGACATAAACTAGCCATTGAATTTTACAAGTTGCTGTTGCAAGAGCTCTATATTCTGTTTCAACAGAAGATCTACTGATGGTTGCTTGCTTTTTAAATTTCCATGAGATCAATGAATTTCTCAAGAAAATTGCAAATCCTGTGACACTTCTTCTTGTATCAATGCACCTTGCCCAGTCACTGTCTGAGAAAGCCTTAAGTTGAAGTTTTGAAGATGCTGAAAAGAACAAGCCCAGTCCTGGTGTGGCCTTCAAATACCTTAACACTCTAACTACTGCTTGGTAGTGACTAACAACAAGTTTGGCAAGGAATTGACTTAAGACTTGAACCAAATAAGCAAGGTCTGGTCTTGTGAGTGTTAAGTACAATAATCTTCAAACAAGTCTTCTATAGGCTGGTGGATCTTCATAGAGATTAGGATCTTCAACAGTCAACTTGATGTTAGACTCCATTGGAAAAGCAGCAATCTTTGAACCAATTGTACCTGTGTCTTGAAGAATATATAGTGCATATTTTCTTTAGCAAAGATAAATGCCTATTTTGGATCTTGCTGCTTCTAAACCAAGAAAGTATTTTAGTGGCCCCAAATCTTTTATAGTAAACTAGTCGTGTAAAAAATCCTTTAAGAGCTgaatttcttacaaattatCACTAGCTAGTAATACATCATTTACATATACTAGCAGTGGCATGAAAGAAGTTACATATTGCTTGACGAATAATGAATAATCAAAACTGCCTTTAGTAAAACCATAGCTGAGAAGGGCAGTAGACGGTTTTTCAAACCATTGTCTAGAAGCCTGCTTGAGGCCATAAAGGCTTTTTAAAAGTCTGCAAACTTTGTTATCTTGATTAGTCTGGCCAGGGGCAACTCCATATAGACCTCCTCATGCAATTCaccatgtaaaaatgcattGTTTACATCTAGTTGGTGAATGTGCTAGTTTTTAATTGTAGCAACAGCAAGTAATGGTCAAATAGAAGTTATCTTGGCTACAGGAGAGAATGTATCAAAAAAAGTTATTCCTTCTTCTTGAGTATAGCCTTTTGCCACTAATCTAGCTTTGTGTCTTTCTATGGTTTCATCAGCTTTATTTTTAACTCGAAACACCCATTTACAATCAATGgtctatttatttttaggaaGAGTAACAAGCTCCTAGGTTTTATTCAACTCTACAACATTAAGTTCATTTTTCATAGTTTTTTGCCATTCCAAAACTTTAGCAGCTTGTTTATAAGTTTTGGGTTCTGGACAATTTGAGATAGAGGCAAGAAAAGCTTTTATGTGATGCTGATAATCTATTAGTAGATAGGAAAACAGAAATAGGATAGAAATTACCTTTTGTAAAACAATCAGTAGAAGAAATGGAGGGAGCTGCATTTGAAGAAACATTACTATAATAGTAATCCTTCAGAAAAGTAGGTGTTTGTCTAACTCAAGAAGATTTTCTGATATGTGGACTATTGATATGATTAATTTGAGGTAGAGGCATGTCCTGATCAGTGTTTGGAACATGTTAATCAATAGGCAAAGTTGATGATGTACTTTGGTTGGGAATAGCAGTTAAATTAATAGGAGTAGAAAAACTGCTATATGAAGTTTCTGATGGAGGAAACAGAAAAGAATGATTATTAGAATTAGTAGGAACAACTATGAATGGAAAGATATTTTCATGGAATACAATATTCCTAGAAATGAACACTTTGTTGGTGTTAAGGTCTATCACTTTGGAACCTTTTACATCAGAAGGgtaaccaaaaaaaatacactttgtAGCTCTTGGATCAAATTTTTGTCTGTGATGTTGAAGTGTAGAGGTAAAACAAAAATAGCCAAAAACCTTAAGGTGAGAAAATTTGGGTATTTTGTTGAAAAGCATTTCATaaggtgttttatttttaagaagtgGAGTaagaattctatttattatGTGTTGTAGTTAGTACACAGTCACTCCAAAAAGACAAAGGAATATTGGCTTGAAACATTAACGCTTTAGCTGTACCAAGTAAATGTTGATGCTTCTTTTCaactactccattttgttgtgaagTTTCTACACAACTCTTTTGatgtaaaatttcattttcatgatAGAAATcagtaagaaaaaattaatggtCCATTATCTGATCTTACAGTTTTTATAGAAGTATTaaattgtgtatttatcattttgcaAAAGTTTTTTAGTATGGGTGATACTTCAGATTTAGCTTTAAGCATATAAACCCAACTATAATGTGTAAAGTCATCAACAATTgtcaagaaaaatttataacccaaataagaaacaattataaatggaccccatatgtcacaatgaatcaaatcaaaaattttattaaagctACTATGAGATACAGAAAAAGGTAGATTTCTTTGATTTGTCAAAGGACATATGTCACAGGCATTTTGACAAtcaatagaaatagaaatagaagatCTAACTGTTTAAGAGAAAACAGTCTAGAAGAAGATACATGGACTAATCTGCAATGCCAAATATCTAGTGGCTTTTGTGAAATAGCTGAAACAAAAGGGACTGAGTTAGACATAAAAGAAGTGCAGGAAGAAGCTTGGGAAGAAGCTTGTGACAAGGGATAGAGCCCTTGTTTCTCAAATGCAATCACAATCATCTTCTTCAATGATTGGTCCTGTAAAAGGCAATAAGAACCAACGAAAGATAAGCAAAAGTTAGAATCTTTGGTTAGCTTAGAAACagataaaagattaaaagaGAATGAAGGTACACATAGgacatttgataagaaaaattgGTTAGAAAGACAAATGGTGCCAATGAGTGTAGCTGGTACAATGTGACCATTAGGTAGATTTATAGAAGCATTGATTTGTTCGGGAGGAGAACACTACAAAAGTGgtgaacagatcatatgatctattGCACCAGTGTCGATAATCcaagaataattagattttggaataaaCAAGGCAAAATTGCAAGAGACTTCACTAGAAAActaagaagaaataaaaagattacaagCTAGTGGAACACTCTGAGTATTTAAAGAAGGCAGATTTGAAGAGGAATTGGCAAGTGCTAAAGAGTTTATTAATTTCTTCAGCAGTTAACGAAAACCTTTGTTGTTCATTACTCTTTTGATTGTATACCTCATTAGTTGAAATGGCAGCATGTGCAGTAGAGtaattcatttttccttttagttCATTCCACCCAGGAGAATACCCATGAAGCTTAAAACATTTGTCAATAGTATATCCATTGTATCCACAATGTGTACAATGAAGAGAAGACttcttagatttttcttttgaaaatttgtacCGATTAGCTGCAGGATTCGACTGTTTGACCATTAAGGCATAAGTTTCATGAAGAATTGAGTTAGTGAGTTGCCTTTGACTCTCTTGTTGAAGCAACAGAGAAAATACTTTGGCCATATTGGGTAATGGAACAATAAGAAGCAATTGACTTCTAACATATGCGTATGAGTCATTCAAGCCAACAAGAAATTTCAGAACATAATCAGATTGCTATCTTTGTAGCAAGAAAGTGAAAAGATCACAAGTGCAACTGGACATTTTTCCACAAGTACAAGTTGGAAATGGACAATAGCTAACATATTCATCCCAGAGTGTTTTGAAGGCATTGAAATATTCAATGATAGAAGAAGATCCTTAATTTATGCAGCTTAAAGATTTCTCAAGATGAAAGACTCATGGTCCATCACTTCTCAAGAATCGAGTCTTCAACTCATTCTAAAGATCAAGAGTTGAGGCAACATACAACAAACTATTTCTGATTTCTTTAGAAATGGAATTTATTAGCCAAGAAAGTACCAAATTGTTTGCACGCAGCCAAGCTGTGTGAGCAACAGATTGAGCAACAACAGGAGGGTTGATTGAGCCATCAACAAATGCCACTTTATTCTTGACAGTCAAAACTATGATGATCGATCTGCTCCAAGCTACGTAATTGTCTCCATTAAAAATCTCTAAGACTAGAAGAGTAGGATTATCACTCAGATGAAGGTAATAGGGACTGGAAGAATCATTTTATGGGTTTGTAATGGCATAATTGATAGAAGTCATTTCAAGAATGAAGCAAGAAAAACACGATAGTTTGTAGAACTGTGTAAGGAATCACTACAAGATCTTGAGAAAGATATTGTAATGTAGAAATAAAGGATTGAAAAGAGATAAAGCAAGTTCCATAAAagagaaatttgtgaaaatattttctaatctgataccatgttaagaacTTGATAAAAGCATAAAAGAAACTTGAGAACAGagaaatgaatgaaatttgTACTTAAATTGTATTGAATGAATTGATCACGATACAAGCAGCTTTACATTGTATTTATATTGAAGTAGTAAAAATAacagaaataatagaaaatgacTAATGCTAATTCTCTAGtttgacattttcttttttagactTTAATTCTATATTTTCAATCTGTGATGTTATACTCCAACAACTTGCATGGAGGCAAGTATGCCCTCTGTGGTACTTGCTCTTCATGCTCCTTCACGATATTCACCAAGGTGACGAACCATATGTTCCTTCATGGTGCTAGGCTGCTAGCCAAAGTGAAGAATATTATGCTTGATCCAAGTTACTCATCGAGGTGACGAGCACTTTTGCTCGTATGATGTTTGTCTGGGTGATGAGCACTTTTGCCCTCCGTCATACTCACAAGTCATGACGAAGGCATGACTTGTTCTTTAGATTTATAATTctctttttcaattctcaaacaTGCAGTGTTTGTTCACAAAATTTGTAAGTATCTTGAGTATGCATTATGCTTGTCATGATGAGCTTAAGCTTGTTTCGTCTGCTTAGCGTGTTGCTAATAGGTGCGGGTTGTCCTTTTGTTTGTGAGGTGAGCATGGTACTCACTCATTGCATACAGTAGTAAGCTTAAATCTCAGCCACGGGTTCTCCAAGCTTGGTGCTCGCTTCGGGGAGTAAGCACTTTGCCTTTCCATGATTTGCGTCAAAGTAACTAGTTTCATGCTCCTTTATGGTGTTTTTTGGGGTTGAGGATCATTATGCTTCATCCAGGTTGCTCATCAAGGTGACGAGCACTTTTGCTCCCATGTTACTCGCTTGGGTGGCAAACACTTTTGCTCTATGTGGTGCTTGCCTAAGAGCGAGCACTTTTGTAAACGAATcactattttgaaatttgatattAGAAATGAGAAACTCCAAAAAAGAATTTCCAAGACTGAtacactattattttattttataaagtgcaattcttaaaattaacttGAGAAAAGACATTTAAAAACTTGCGAAGCCAAGCATAAAAGGTGGAGAATGACATAGAAACAATAAAATTCATAAGCATAATTGCAATGCATACCTGTGGGTGTATTTATAAGGATCGATGTGCCTCACATGGTGCAATCTCCCTTGAGAGTACGATATTGGAGTTGGTAGAGTTCAgaattatattttccttttcattataattcttttaggataaaaattttaatgttgcCTAATAACATGGTTTGTTTTAGGGGTGAATTTGGTCTGGTCAGGTAAGTTCGGATGGTACTTTTTGAACCGGACCGAATCTTTTGGTCTAGGGTTTTCCCACCCTAGACCGGACTAGTCCCTATCGATCTGGTCCAATTCGGTCCATAGGATCCGTTTAGATCCTACTTCACTCTAAACATACATAGTAACCCATGAGTTCGCTCGACTTCTTCTCGAGCTAACACTCGAGTGAAGATAAATTCGTGAGTTCGCTCAAAAAGCACTCGACACACCGCCCGGGAGAATCACTAACCCTAATATTCGCTCGAGTCCGTATCGACATACCACTCAAGctaagaagaagagaaaataagaaaaaaatagagaaaaatcacatcatttataattactaaataaaaataatatattaaattattaaaaatatagtttgGTCCAGTTCGGTCTATTTTTTCGGTCCAGACCGAATTTTGTACACCCCCTAATTTGTTTAATGGGCATTCTTAAAAGAGTGCTGCTAAGGTGCCACTTGGGTGTGCCCCTAggcaatattttcttttttaatttttttattcatattttttagtatttttaaatatttttaaaaaatataaaaaaatattaatatattaatagtcacttccttaatcaataagtaaaaaaaatataaaaataaaaaaattaaacggtCAAAATAAAGAGGTAAAATAGAACGAcattatatcattattctttttaaaattttgttaaaagtttgcAGTAGATTGATCATACTTGTCCACTTGTGATTAGtcttgatttaatttaatttaatgaattaattaattttggatGGATGGACTATTTTGATACGTAAGAATCAAAACCTCAAGGACCATCCACCCCTTCCAGCATCGAGAAGCTGGCCGTGGGGCACTGCGGCCACCCTTGGCCTGGTTCGGAGTGGTTCCTATTAGGGAgcagaaaaaaattcttccatgGGCCGCTTGGTAGGATTGGATATCGATGCACATATTTCAAGTCTCTCACACCATTCTCAGGGCCAGCATGTTCTTCTTTATGGAAAGCCCATTTAAAATTTCATCACTGACCTCAATCATCAACAAACCCTAAGGGTAAAATCGTCAACTAAAAAATCCATCCGTCCATCATCCTCCATTTCCCCAAATAAATCCCCAAACCCTACCCTCAAATATCTCTCAGGCCTTTGCTGCCGAAAACCCTAGCGGATagcgagagagtgagagagagcgagagagaatgACGACCCGGTTCAAGAAGAACAGGAAGAAGCGGGGGCACGTGAGCGCTGGACATGGTCGCATCGGGAAGCACAGGAAGCACCCGGGAGGCCGCGGAAACGCCGGAGGCATGCACCATCACCGGATCCTTTTCGATAAGTACCATCCTGGGTATTTTGGAAAGGTCGGTATGCGATATTTCCACAAGCTCCGCAACAAGTTCTACTGCCCCATCGTCAACGTCGACAAGCTCTGGTCCCTAATCCCCAAGGACGTCAAGGAAAAGGCCTCCAAAGACAACGCTCCTCTCATTGACGTCACCCAGTTCGGCTTCTTCAAGGTCTTGGGCAAGGGCGTCCTCCCGGAGAACCAGCCCGTAGTCGTGAAGGCCAAGCTCGTCTCGAAGATTGCTGAGAAGAAGATTAAGGAGGCCGGTGGTGCCGTTGTCCTCACCGCTTAGGTTTTGTTGCTTTGGTTATAATTTGggttcattttaaattttgatctttATAGGAACTACGTTTAACCTTGTGTTTGTACTATTAGCATTTCGCACTGAGTTTTAAACGATGGGATTATTTATGCTTATGTTTTTCGCATTGGTAGATTTTGTgtttatgcataatattttcatttctgATACTGTGAGAAGAGCTCATTTGGTAGATCGTTCGCCATTTTGCCAAATTTTATAACTACATTTTACTGGCCGGATAGGTTACTGTCGTAATCGTATGTGCTTTTGTATTTGTGCTTTCTTTGTTGTTCTAGCAATTCATTTCTGTTATCAGTCTTTGATAATAAGATGCCTATTTTTTAtgggaattattttttattggtgcCGGGTGTCTAGGAACAAGGTCCCAATTAATCCCGGGGTTGCACCTTGTCGAGTTTTTCGTGCAAGTGCAACTTGGATAATTCAAAATGAAATTCCTCTAGTTGAGCAGCCTTTAGAAATTGTTTACACCCAACAGTGGAAGCATACCTGCAAGACCAAAACTTTCTTCTTGTTAAATGTCATCCgatatgtacttataaaaaaaaaaaaatgtcatccGATATATTGTATAGTAGAAGTGACATATTCTTCTTAGGTAAGAtttgtgagatgagatgagatgattttagatgagttgaataaaataatattaaaataatattttttaatattattattattttgatatttgaaaaagttgaattgtttattatattttgtgtgtgaatttgaaaaaattgtaatgattagatgagatgagggGAGATGCTTTCTGTATCTAAACGAGCCCTTAGTCATCACTCCCATGTTTTGTAGTTTATTTTACAGATATTGTCTTTGAAAGCTTCTCTGGTCTTCTATATTGGTATTGTTTAACTGGTTAGCAATAGCTTGGCTCAAGGCACTCTCTCCGGATATTATATGGAGAATGTGAGATGGTGCACAATATGTGGAGATAGGTACTAGCTTGTGGGTTTTTCTTATTAACTTGATCTTTTTATGTTTCTTCTCGATGTTTTGGTTTATATTTCATCTGCATCTGTTGCCCTTGTGCCTATTATATTGCATTTGCAGTTTGTTCATCCCAAGTCATTTTTTCTGAAAGACCCTATCAGTATTATGGTTGGTAAAAACTtatttcaaactattttttattcaatttctcgtatctacttggaaaaaaaagggtaaatttTTTCTCGAGAATCAGATTTGATGGCTCTTTTGCAGTTGAGGTGCAACCAACTCTTTTTACACATTAGGTAAGGCCTCTGTTGATGTTAAAGGAAGCAACACTAATATTAGTTGTTGAAGTATTCATTGAATCCAATAAGGCTGGAGACTAGGTTACAATTCAAATCCGACTTGAGGGAACCTGAGCGGCTTTCTACTCTCTAGGACCATCCTTCCTCTCGGATTCCTAGCTAGTGGTTGTTACTACGAGTCTATGATCATATTTGGTCAGGGAAGCCACTCTGGTTGTCTCCTATCCGTTTaacctggaaaaaaaaaatctaggggTAATGTCCTTGGCACACAATGCAGTAAGAggacttaaaagttaaaagcaTTCCTTTTCCAGATGGATCTGAAACCATTTTGTTATCGCCATTATTTCTCTTTACCTTGTTTGGAATGAAGAGttataattatttcatattAGATGTTTGAATTTTTACAAAATGTATACAATTGCTCCAGTGTGGGACTTGAATTGTGGAAttgtgttttataaaaaattattggatcTCGATTCAATGTATTGTTATTAGTATTTGTATGTAATGTGAAATTTAGATATCATTTCACCACGACGAGCGATGAAAAAACTTCAATTGGTCTTTGACTAGATCATGCAACAGTGAGTAGTGATAATTGAAGATAGAACATTTCAAGATGAGATAATTGAAGTTCCTACAGCTGTTAAAGGTTCATCATGCTTTCCAATTTGCTTAAGAAAGTGAATATTTTATTACTCCGAATCTTGCTCTTCAAAAACATGTTACGAGAGAGCCCAAGCGATATTAAGAAAATTGGCTTCTAGAGTGGCCTGCAATTTGCCACTGATGTTCTGCAAAAATCGGGTTGGGAAGCTTCCTTTTCATCACTCTTAGGTCTCGGCTGTTTTGTCGACATCGTTCTCTGCGTGACCTCCCCATTTCTTTATTCTGTGTTCAGCAATTGAAGCCTGCATAATTGCATTTCACATCAATTTAGTTAAATCCCTCTTAAGCCCCATGTCGAACAAAACTTGTGTGATTTGAGATTGCCATACTTGTAAGAAATACGATTGATTTGCTTGTTGTGTATGGAAATGTTTTTCAAAGTTTACCTCTTTGTTCCAGTTGGTCctataaattatgaagaaaagaaCACACGTTTGTACAATCGTTCCTGTCATCATTCCATACCAGATCCCctgaaaattagaaatcaacACCATCAAGTAATTAGAATGAAGTTAGTTTTTCATGTATTTGATTgttactttttctttattatgaTGAGTTGcatcgagagggagagagaattaCGTACCCTGACACCCATATCGAGCTTGTAACCCATAATGAGACCCAGAGGGATCCCAAACACGTAGTAACATGCAATGTTCACATAAGCGACAACAGCTTGCCATCCTGCTCCAATTGCCACCCCTGCACAAACAACACTCATCCATTGCCTAAAATCAAGTTTCTTTACtcctaaatcttttttttttttttttaaatgtataccAAAAGATGCAAATAAATGTACAGGATGAATTCAATAGACATTCAAAAGGGAGCTAGCTAGGCAAAATTAAGTTCTAGGAACAAGGTAGGAGCTGGTACCTGAGAGAACAGGTTGAACATtgttaatgacaatgcatagaGCCAGTATTGGAGTGAGCTCCTTAACTAGATCTTCTACATCTGTATCACTCGAAAACAGAGATGGGTAGTCGTTTCGTGTGATTATTAGAATGAGGGAAAGGACGACCCCGATTAGAAATGATGTTATCACTGCCACCACTAATGAAAACTTGGCTGTTCTTGGATGAGCTGCTCCCAATTCATTTGACACCCTCACACTGcaaaatattcatttatttttaataccaTTTATGTTTTGCAaataaagaaacatatataGCTTGATTAGAGGTCGATCGTGCGCTTgatctgcatgcatgcaacatatatattacCTTATGGCGGCATTCATCCCAAGAGCTACCATGATTGTCCATCCCAAGATGTTCATGCTGAAACATCAACGACAACAAGTACAGCAAAACAAACAGTCtaaatagaatatattatatataatgacattaaaatccAATGAAAcatcatctcactatttaaacggAACTTTAATCTTTAGGACAATCGATGATTTAATAAGAAGACACCATTTGGGCCAAATATGCATGCTAGCCTCACATGATAAGCCCATCCTCTAGGATATCTACAAGATCTATAATTGTCGAAGAAGAAACTTTTAAGTAGTGAATAATTTGGGAAAAAGTTTTGTTACACAATTTTCATCACACTCCATACTCtatgtttttcttaaatttttaaagttttttatattttttttgagtttattctttttaaattatttcaaattttctattcattattcatataataaatatttgataaaagaaaaaaatactaaaaattttaaaaaatatggagtgtggagtatGAGGAGGTTCTGAAAATTTATTCTTTAGTCTGAGACTATTTGAGAATAGTTATATTCCTAAACCGACCTTACTCTCATTATTGAGGCGCATCATCCATTCTTGAAgtaagtttaacataatttaaaaattcacgttaataaatcctaaaacaatttaaaattttgaagatctATGTATAAGACTTCTTCTTTTCTATTTAATACTtcgcttctttttttttttctttaatttattataattgaaGAAGGCGACGTTTAGGCCATTCTACAAATTAGATtccaaactaaataaaataaaagtaataattaaataatatatcctACCATTAGAAGGATAACGACCAGTTATATTAACAATTCAAGATTTCACCAAACTTTGATTGGTaggttttccttcattttcaatGGCTTAAATGGATCATATATCTACCGCTCCCCTTGTGAGATGTATACTTATAATCTCGGGGCCAAGTCCATTGATCATTCGTTCTCAGAAGGCTCATGCAACGTGCATCAGTCTTTCCTGGTCATGAATAAGTAAAAAGGATTATATACAGTTTTGGAGTGTTGTCTTCTcgtatttcatttaaaaaaagtgcataaataaaaaatttagataaaaaaaaaaattaattttttaataatatatactatttttttaaaatgtcgGTCTATCTTAGACAAGCTTGATCATCGAGTGGTATCATTAGCAAAAGAAAGGCCGATGGAAATGGTGATGAAGAATGTTAGGTCAATTATTtctatctttattattattaattatttgtctATCTTGAAACCTATTATAAACGACAAATAATGAGAGATCACAGGACATAAAGAAAGGTTGGAAGTAGTGAATGTGAAACTGACCATATGGACAAGGCATCGACTGAAACTTCCGCATTCTTCAGATATCCAGCGAAGAGGATTAGCGCCATGAAATACCATACTTCCAAGCTGTCAgtaaaaacatatattcatGACATCAGCGACGTTACTGCATCATCCAACGTTGAATGTTCTTGAACCACACAAACTCATGTCTTTTTTATCAGTCGACAAATACTACTACTTTTCTTCCTCATTTATCATAATTCTTAATCgtttcaatttatataaaataatattaaataatttcatcatatCTTATACCATGAAATAATTTcagtaattttttaagattatctCTTAATTTATACTACTCAATTTGTTCTCACgtgaattattaaaaaaattacagattATTT carries:
- the LOC108992905 gene encoding 60S ribosomal protein L27a-3-like; protein product: MTTRFKKNRKKRGHVSAGHGRIGKHRKHPGGRGNAGGMHHHRILFDKYHPGYFGKVGMRYFHKLRNKFYCPIVNVDKLWSLIPKDVKEKASKDNAPLIDVTQFGFFKVLGKGVLPENQPVVVKAKLVSKIAEKKIKEAGGAVVLTA